A genomic segment from Comamonas terrigena NBRC 13299 encodes:
- a CDS encoding catalase: protein MTKPAAKKSSAKPSVTDLRGNAGELQQQAGGSHPAMTTQQGIPVPDNQNSLKAYERGPSLLEDFILREKITHFDHERIPERIVHARGTGAHGYFELSQSLAKYTTAQVLTETGKKVPIFVRFSTVAGGAGSVDTPRDVRGFAIKFYTDEGNWDLVGNNVPVFFIQDAMKFPDLVHAVKMEPDRGFPQAASAHDTFWDFISLMPESMHMVMWIMSDRTIPRSLRTIEGFGVHSFRLINAQGDSTFVKFHWRPELGIQSTVWDEALALQAADNDFHRRDLFEALEAGQAPAWELSVQLFTEEQASKLPYDHLDPTKIIPEEIVPLQKIGRFVLNRWPDNFFAETEQVAFCPANVPPGIDFSNDPLLQGRLFSYLDTQLSRLGGPNFAQIPINAPKCPFAHHQRDGHMQMQVPKGRVAYEPSSLQPDSPRASLAQGSRSFAEAAVGSKGRVRPESFADHYSQARMFFRSQSVLEQAHITSALVFELSKVQTPHVRSAVVSQLRVIDEELGQRVAKGLGLSPVPDAVQPAVPVQDLPVSPATRIIDRMKPTLEGRCVAILVDEGSNAESVAAMRKALEAAKASVKLIAPRLGGIRLSDGKEAAIDGQLAGSPSAQFDAVASIIPLESGKKLAKQAAAQNWFRDAFGHLKAIAACKGTHAILDAAGVKPDAGVVDPSDTKAFVKAAVSRIWEREPTLRSLA, encoded by the coding sequence ATGACCAAGCCAGCAGCGAAAAAGAGCAGTGCCAAGCCGTCAGTGACCGACCTACGCGGGAATGCCGGCGAGCTGCAGCAGCAAGCCGGGGGCAGCCACCCGGCGATGACGACCCAGCAAGGCATCCCGGTCCCCGACAACCAGAACTCTCTCAAGGCCTATGAGCGTGGGCCCAGCCTCCTCGAAGACTTCATCCTTCGCGAGAAGATTACCCACTTCGACCACGAGCGCATCCCCGAGCGCATCGTCCACGCCCGTGGCACGGGGGCCCACGGCTACTTCGAGTTGAGTCAATCCCTGGCCAAATACACCACGGCTCAAGTACTCACCGAAACGGGCAAGAAGGTACCCATCTTCGTGCGCTTTTCCACCGTGGCCGGCGGTGCTGGCTCCGTGGACACCCCGCGCGACGTGCGTGGTTTCGCCATCAAGTTCTATACCGACGAAGGCAACTGGGATCTGGTCGGAAACAACGTGCCCGTGTTCTTCATCCAGGACGCGATGAAGTTTCCAGATCTTGTACACGCGGTGAAGATGGAGCCCGATCGCGGCTTTCCGCAGGCTGCCTCGGCCCACGATACGTTCTGGGATTTCATCTCGCTGATGCCCGAGTCCATGCACATGGTGATGTGGATCATGAGCGACCGCACCATCCCCCGCAGCCTGCGGACCATCGAAGGGTTTGGTGTGCACAGCTTCCGGCTGATCAACGCCCAGGGCGACAGCACCTTTGTCAAGTTCCACTGGCGACCCGAATTGGGCATCCAGTCCACCGTGTGGGACGAAGCGCTGGCGCTGCAAGCCGCCGACAACGACTTCCATCGCCGCGACCTGTTTGAAGCCCTGGAGGCCGGCCAAGCGCCTGCCTGGGAGCTGAGCGTGCAGCTGTTCACCGAGGAGCAGGCCAGCAAACTGCCCTATGACCACCTTGACCCCACCAAAATCATTCCGGAAGAAATTGTGCCGCTGCAAAAAATCGGCCGTTTTGTACTCAATCGCTGGCCCGACAACTTCTTTGCAGAGACCGAACAGGTGGCCTTCTGCCCAGCCAACGTGCCGCCAGGCATCGATTTCTCCAACGACCCGCTGTTGCAAGGCCGCTTGTTCTCGTATCTGGATACGCAGCTCTCGCGCCTGGGTGGGCCCAATTTTGCGCAAATCCCCATCAATGCGCCGAAATGTCCCTTCGCCCATCACCAGCGCGACGGACATATGCAAATGCAAGTACCCAAGGGTCGCGTGGCCTATGAACCGTCCAGCCTGCAACCCGACAGCCCGCGTGCTTCGCTGGCTCAGGGCTCTCGCTCATTTGCCGAAGCTGCGGTAGGCAGCAAAGGCCGTGTACGCCCCGAATCGTTCGCGGACCATTACAGCCAGGCACGCATGTTCTTCCGCAGCCAAAGTGTCCTGGAGCAGGCCCACATCACCAGCGCCTTGGTGTTTGAGCTTTCAAAGGTACAGACACCCCATGTGCGCAGCGCGGTGGTCAGCCAGCTGCGCGTGATTGACGAGGAACTGGGCCAGCGCGTGGCCAAGGGCTTGGGCCTGTCGCCGGTGCCTGATGCAGTGCAGCCCGCCGTCCCCGTGCAGGACCTGCCGGTCAGCCCGGCCACCCGCATCATCGACCGAATGAAGCCCACGCTGGAAGGCCGCTGCGTCGCCATTTTGGTGGATGAAGGATCGAATGCCGAGTCCGTTGCCGCGATGCGCAAGGCGCTGGAAGCGGCCAAGGCCAGCGTCAAGTTGATTGCCCCGCGCCTGGGTGGCATCAGGCTGAGTGATGGCAAAGAAGCCGCCATCGATGGCCAACTGGCCGGATCGCCCTCCGCCCAGTTTGATGCGGTGGCTTCCATCATCCCGCTGGAGTCTGGCAAAAAACTGGCCAAGCAAGCCGCAGCGCAGAACTGGTTTCGCGATGCCTTTGGCCACCTTAAAGCTATCGCAGCCTGCAAGGGCACACACGCCATCCTTGACGCGGCTGGAGTAAAGCCCGACGCCGGCGTAGTGGACCCGAGTGACACCAAAGCGTTTGTGAAGGCCGCGGTATCTCGCATTTGGGAACGTGAGCCCACATTGCGCAGTCTTGCGTGA
- a CDS encoding VOC family protein translates to METNQLHRGRLIDHIQLVVSDLQASQDFYTAVLAVLEIPIIGTSDDFFWADELVVSSAGSPAALGVLTGRCHLAFQARDQAMVEAFHRAALAHGGRDNGPPGERPYHPGYYAAFVLDPDGNNIEAVYHGEARRSAPSVVIDF, encoded by the coding sequence ATGGAGACCAACCAGCTTCACCGCGGACGCCTCATCGACCACATCCAGTTGGTGGTGAGCGACCTCCAAGCCAGCCAGGACTTCTACACCGCCGTCCTGGCTGTGCTGGAGATCCCCATCATCGGCACCAGTGATGATTTCTTCTGGGCGGACGAACTGGTGGTGTCCTCGGCCGGCAGCCCGGCCGCGCTGGGGGTGCTGACAGGCCGCTGCCACCTGGCTTTCCAGGCCAGAGACCAGGCCATGGTGGAGGCCTTTCACCGAGCAGCGCTGGCGCATGGGGGACGCGACAACGGCCCTCCAGGCGAGCGGCCCTACCACCCCGGGTACTACGCGGCCTTTGTGCTGGACCCCGATGGCAACAACATCGAAGCCGTGTACCACGGCGAGGCCCGGCGCAGCGCACCATCGGTGGTGATCGATTTCTAG